One window of the Chitinophaga niabensis genome contains the following:
- a CDS encoding 5' nucleotidase, NT5C type: MARKRIAIDMDGVMADIVSHYIDWYAKRTGELVPVEQLNGKPEPTGFSNGELIREFLHTPGFFRTAPVMPGSQEAIKALMEEYEVFIVSAAVEFPQSLSEKVEWLNEHFPFISWKNMVFCGLKTIVQADYMIDDYDKNLKYFNGERLLFSQPHNANYEDYNRFDNWEQIAEFFAKQAVPLAS; encoded by the coding sequence ATGGCAAGAAAAAGAATAGCAATAGATATGGACGGCGTAATGGCGGATATTGTTTCCCATTACATAGACTGGTACGCAAAACGCACAGGAGAACTGGTGCCGGTGGAACAGCTGAATGGCAAACCCGAACCTACAGGTTTCTCCAACGGAGAATTGATCCGTGAGTTCCTGCATACCCCCGGTTTCTTCAGAACGGCCCCGGTAATGCCTGGCAGCCAGGAAGCGATCAAGGCCCTGATGGAAGAATACGAGGTGTTCATTGTTTCCGCTGCGGTAGAATTTCCACAATCCCTCTCAGAAAAAGTAGAATGGCTGAATGAGCACTTCCCCTTCATCAGTTGGAAGAATATGGTGTTCTGTGGTCTTAAAACCATTGTGCAGGCAGATTACATGATCGATGATTACGACAAGAACCTTAAGTATTTCAATGGCGAAAGGTTGCTGTTCTCCCAACCGCACAATGCCAATTACGAGGATTATAACAGGTTTGATAACTGGGAGCAGATCGCAGAATTCTTTGCAAAACAAGCAGTGCCTTTAGCTTCATAA
- a CDS encoding glycosyltransferase: protein MAKRYLFTVLPTNDLGLLTRSLPVAKALQKKGKTVMFSHPARAPRKLIADAGFENLLPTHPLYEISFNGLHWKDIFTSSAVRNHHGGAFNFIKELVKSIPYRAAPASHEIWDMDHAFAITGLLNANFIKAQCEVYMQVIRASAADVVVDFWNPFACIAAKKLGVPLITINQGDALPGTKGFIWWKERPEGTPSVVPAINKVLRSYGLAAIKQVEEITRGDLSLVTGMPETDPLQGDDHRYIGPLLWQDSRIPQPAWLQNIPDDKPLVWLYTSNPSYNGRSRIFDSDKMLQPCFDALADEDYYVVVTTGHHPLPKSIKVPANFMQLPYVPGLFMAERSDLLIHHGGYGSCQTGLYCGTPSLIFPTFSERESNARRMQALGAAEFILPHEYAAETIKNKVKQLIHSPAYSTAAKAHGNQLKSYGGITKAVELIEQFVPPNDCEGWPEFFYR from the coding sequence ATGGCAAAACGTTACCTCTTCACTGTGCTGCCCACCAATGACCTGGGATTACTGACACGCTCGCTGCCGGTAGCCAAAGCATTGCAGAAAAAAGGGAAGACCGTTATGTTCTCCCATCCGGCCAGGGCTCCCCGCAAACTTATTGCAGATGCAGGTTTTGAGAACCTGCTGCCTACACATCCTTTGTATGAGATCAGCTTTAATGGTTTACACTGGAAAGATATTTTCACTTCTTCTGCAGTGAGGAACCATCATGGCGGTGCATTTAATTTCATAAAAGAACTGGTGAAGTCCATTCCTTACCGCGCAGCGCCGGCCAGCCATGAAATATGGGATATGGACCATGCCTTTGCCATCACGGGTTTACTGAATGCCAATTTCATCAAAGCGCAGTGTGAAGTATATATGCAGGTGATCCGTGCATCTGCAGCAGATGTGGTGGTGGATTTCTGGAATCCTTTTGCCTGTATTGCAGCAAAGAAACTGGGCGTTCCGCTGATCACGATCAACCAGGGAGATGCATTACCCGGCACAAAAGGTTTTATCTGGTGGAAGGAAAGACCGGAGGGCACTCCTTCCGTTGTACCTGCCATCAATAAAGTATTACGTTCTTATGGGTTAGCGGCAATAAAACAGGTGGAAGAGATCACCAGGGGCGACCTGTCTCTTGTTACAGGCATGCCGGAAACAGATCCATTACAGGGAGATGATCATCGTTACATAGGCCCTTTGCTGTGGCAGGACTCGCGGATACCTCAGCCAGCCTGGCTACAGAACATACCGGACGACAAACCGCTTGTATGGCTGTATACCAGCAACCCTTCCTACAATGGCAGAAGCAGAATCTTTGATTCAGATAAAATGCTGCAGCCTTGCTTTGATGCACTGGCAGATGAAGATTATTATGTAGTGGTCACAACAGGACATCATCCTTTGCCAAAATCCATTAAGGTGCCTGCGAACTTTATGCAGCTGCCTTATGTGCCGGGTTTATTTATGGCGGAAAGAAGTGATCTGCTGATCCATCATGGTGGCTATGGTTCCTGCCAGACGGGACTTTATTGCGGAACACCTTCTCTCATCTTCCCCACTTTTTCTGAACGGGAAAGTAATGCCAGGAGGATGCAGGCATTGGGTGCGGCAGAGTTTATACTACCACATGAGTATGCAGCAGAAACGATTAAAAATAAAGTCAAACAACTCATTCATTCACCTGCATATAGTACTGCAGCTAAAGCACATGGCAATCAACTGAAAAGTTATGGCGGTATTACAAAAGCCGTTGAGCTGATAGAACAATTTGTTCCGCCCAATGACTGCGAGGGATGGCCGGAGTTCTTCTACAGATAG